One segment of Drosophila mauritiana strain mau12 chromosome 3R, ASM438214v1, whole genome shotgun sequence DNA contains the following:
- the LOC117144848 gene encoding zinc finger protein 718 isoform X1 gives MSQPSGEFRCRVCLKEDELLVDIYEIVEEMQVDLCTLLETCGGIKVDRRDVQPMYLCQECTNELLIAAKFRKKCEESEKLRDMAHEISMDTAERLASEEIIIIDPSDYIEQLSAVEDPENEPIGVSRWNCQHCGAGFQQSEALRRHIQKVHASTTIIDCRDCRRIFTKVGSYQVHNCSHAKSLKRKHKCLEYGKCLQSASSLASHIRLHTDERAFTCDQCAKAFRTNGALEAHLRRHKQVMQHKCPHCGRGFVEFSNLRRHIVARHTEKRPHLCNFCQRSFSRVYMLELHLRTHTGERPYACQHCDKRFA, from the exons ATGTCGCAACCATCTGGTGAATTCCGTTGCCGAGTTTGCCTTAAAGAGGATGAACTCCTGGTGGATATTTATGAGATCGTAGAAGAGATGCAGGTAGACCTGTGCACCTTGTTGGAAACGTGTGGCGGCATAAAG GTAGACCGCAGAGATGTGCAGCCAATGTATTTATGCCAGGAGTGCACCAACGAGCTTCTCATCGCCGCAAAGTTTCGCAAAAAGTGCGAGGAGTCGGAGAAGTTGCGCGATATGGCTCACGAGATAAGCATGGACACGGCAGAACGCCTAGCTTCGGaggaaataattattattgatCCCAGCGACTATATTGAACAGCTCTCCGCTGTGGAGGATCCCGAAAATGAACCTATTGGAGTTTCACGCTGGAACTGCCAGCATTGTGGCGCTGGTTTCCAGCAATCGGAAGCACTGCGTCGGCACATCCAAAAAGTCCATGCTTCAACAACTATTATTGACTGTAGGGATTGCAGGCGGATCTTTACGAAAGTGGGTTCCTACCAGGTCCACAATTGCTCTCATGCCAAGTCACTCAAACGTAAGCACAAGTGCCTGGAGTACGGTAAGTGCCTTCAATCCGCCTCTAGTCTGGCAAGCCACATTCGCCTGCACACCGACGAAAGGGCCTTCACCTGCGATCAGTGCGCCAAGGCCTTCAGGACCAATGGAGCATTGGAGGCTCATCTGAGGCGCCACAAACAGGTCATGCAGCACAAGTGTCCGCACTGCGGGCGTGGATTTGTAGAATTCAGCAACCTGCGACGCCATATAGTTGCCAGGCACACGGAGAAACGTCCGCATCTTTGCAACTTCTGTCAGCGCAGTTTCTCCAGGGTCTACATGCTGGAGCTGCATCTTCGTACACACACTGGCGAAAGACCCTACGCCTGCCAGCATTGTGACAAACGTTTTGCCTAG
- the LOC117144848 gene encoding zinc finger protein 718 isoform X2: MYLCQECTNELLIAAKFRKKCEESEKLRDMAHEISMDTAERLASEEIIIIDPSDYIEQLSAVEDPENEPIGVSRWNCQHCGAGFQQSEALRRHIQKVHASTTIIDCRDCRRIFTKVGSYQVHNCSHAKSLKRKHKCLEYGKCLQSASSLASHIRLHTDERAFTCDQCAKAFRTNGALEAHLRRHKQVMQHKCPHCGRGFVEFSNLRRHIVARHTEKRPHLCNFCQRSFSRVYMLELHLRTHTGERPYACQHCDKRFA, encoded by the coding sequence ATGTATTTATGCCAGGAGTGCACCAACGAGCTTCTCATCGCCGCAAAGTTTCGCAAAAAGTGCGAGGAGTCGGAGAAGTTGCGCGATATGGCTCACGAGATAAGCATGGACACGGCAGAACGCCTAGCTTCGGaggaaataattattattgatCCCAGCGACTATATTGAACAGCTCTCCGCTGTGGAGGATCCCGAAAATGAACCTATTGGAGTTTCACGCTGGAACTGCCAGCATTGTGGCGCTGGTTTCCAGCAATCGGAAGCACTGCGTCGGCACATCCAAAAAGTCCATGCTTCAACAACTATTATTGACTGTAGGGATTGCAGGCGGATCTTTACGAAAGTGGGTTCCTACCAGGTCCACAATTGCTCTCATGCCAAGTCACTCAAACGTAAGCACAAGTGCCTGGAGTACGGTAAGTGCCTTCAATCCGCCTCTAGTCTGGCAAGCCACATTCGCCTGCACACCGACGAAAGGGCCTTCACCTGCGATCAGTGCGCCAAGGCCTTCAGGACCAATGGAGCATTGGAGGCTCATCTGAGGCGCCACAAACAGGTCATGCAGCACAAGTGTCCGCACTGCGGGCGTGGATTTGTAGAATTCAGCAACCTGCGACGCCATATAGTTGCCAGGCACACGGAGAAACGTCCGCATCTTTGCAACTTCTGTCAGCGCAGTTTCTCCAGGGTCTACATGCTGGAGCTGCATCTTCGTACACACACTGGCGAAAGACCCTACGCCTGCCAGCATTGTGACAAACGTTTTGCCTAG